The DNA region ATCTTTTAAATTGTAGCTTTAAAAGTGTCTATTTGTGCAAATAGGCCGAAAAAACATCAATTTTCACAGGCCACCTTTTTAAGGACTTATGTTTAACTTTTGCACCCTCCATTtccgctctttttttttttttaatatataataaATTATGAGCACAtaactaaaataaaaaaataaaaaatgtgttGTAGAAAAATTGTATATCGATGCTTTATTTGTAGTTAAAATTGAGTGAGTAATGTTCCCTttgaattatatttttttatcCTAGTGATTTGAATTTGTTGGCTGAAGAAAATCAAAgaatactaatgggttgatacgcatgtagcAATAAATCCATTaggctatatgggcccacaatttttttttcaaaaattggaaaatggatatatatatatatataagtattttaagtatgtttttgtaaataatttcatttgctcccactaatgggttgatacgcatgtggcaataaatccatcattattgatttaattgtttgattttctaagcatttttgtattttaagtatgttgctgtacaataatttcatttgctccctctaatgggttgatactcatgtggtaatgaatccatcaggctatatgggcccacaattctttcttcaaaattagaaaacggatatatatatatatatagagagagagagagagagagagaagtatcttaagtatgttgttgtacaataatttcatttgttcccactaatgggttgatatgcatgtggcaataaatctatcattattgatttaattgtttgattttctaagcatctttattttaagtatgttgctgtacaataatttcatttgctccctctaatgggttgatacgcatgtggcaatgaaaccatcattattgatttaattatttatttttttaatatgggattcacttttttttaatattgcttgattttgttaatatgagatccacttttttttccagtgagtttggatgtggtgggttccactttttttttttttttttttattactggttggtatttaatatggggcccataattattttttaaatattagtagttgtttaaaatatgtgggccacaatttttttaaaaatattagtagttgtttttaaatattagtaattgttttaaatatgtgggcccacaattttaaaaaaaaaatattagtagttgtttaaaatatgtggactcataattttttttttgagcccacaaacggacgacgaaagagTGCTACAAAAGGACGACCAAAAAGTGCCCACACTCACCTTTCTATATAGTACTAGACGggcagcacgggcccaacacttcagattatagtgtatctatatatatatagttgtgtttatatatatatatatattatatgtagttgtgtttagatagtgataatatattattttttttattattgcttgattttgttaatatggggttcactttttttctgtgagtttggatgtggtgagttccactttttttttttttttttaatactggttggtgtttaatatggagtccacattttttttaatattaattgttgtttaatatatatggggctcataagtttttttttaattttagttgttgtttcaAGATTTATATGCCTTAAAATGTTGTACTTGATGCCTTATCACTTGTTCACGTAGGTATTAATTTGCTATACACTTGGTCCACTTGTATTTGAATGTCACGCATTGGCTTTGACATTTCCCACTTTGTTTGTTTTACTTTTGGCTTTTTTGACGACGAAGGCAGACGACGAAGTGTCCCAAACTCCCTCTTCTAAATAGTAGAAAAGTAAAGCAAAGTAATTTCAGTAGCCTGTTATGCTTTATCTGTCTGCATTGACACGTAGCACTTATGCATGAGAATATTGCTCAACCAGAAAGGAATATGCTAATTAGCATCGTCATCATTGTCAATATGCACAAGCAATATGGCAAAATAGCTAAGTTGCACTAATTCTTAATTTATGACCATCTTTTAAATTGTAGCTTTAAAAGTGCCTATTTGTGCAAATAGGCCGAAAAAGCATCAATTTTCACAGGCTACCTTTTTAAGGACATATGTTTAACTTTTGCACCCTCCATTTCCGCTCTTTCTTTTAATATATAATAAATTATGAGCACAtaactaaaataaaaaaataaaaaatgtgttGTAGAAAAATTGTATATCGATGCTTTATTTGTAGTTAAAATTGAGTGAGTAATGTTccttttgaattatatttttttatcCTAGTGATTTGAATTTGTTGGCTGAAGAAAATCGAAGAATATTATCATTGGGTTTTTGTTGAGTAAGAAAACAAAATGGATCTAATAAATTTTGATGGTGTTGGTTGAACCTCACTAACGAGAACGGTTGGAATTTGTATTAGATCATGATACAAATTTAGTATAGCATCTTGCAATAACATCTCATCAGTATAGCACGTTGGTGCAATAAGCTGACCACATCACGATGGCGCAAAAGCCAACCAAACATGTATCAATAGAATCCCTATGAAAACAACACCAACTGCACGGAAGACACCCCTAATGATACCTCAATCAAATTAGGGCGCCCCAAAATCAACTCCCAAAACAAGACAATGGCGGAAACAATGATTGTGAAATGGCCTGATCCTGAGAGTCGTAGTTCATGGATGACAAAGCAAAATCTAGTCATAATACATGCAATCAATCCTTTTAAACTAGTATAGGGTTCACCTATTCGACTGTCACTAAGAATATCATTTCTACTTTGATATGATCTTTGCACTGACATTCTACCGatgctttaccaaaaaaaaaaaactcatgagAGCTGTGAAAATAACCATGGCTTCACTCGTCTTTCTGACACTAGCCAGATCAACTTCCCCAATGGCTTCATCTCTATCCGGAACACTTGCCTCTCGTCTTGGTAATTTCAATATGGAAACGAAAAAATATTCACATGCATCCTTCCCTTTCTTACAATACGCAGTATATATTACAATGCCTCTTTATCCCATGATCGGAGCAAAGTCTACATGCTTTATATCCTCCCCGGACACCACCGATGGGATTACACTCgatatgttgttgttttgttgttataGTACATATTACAATATCTTATGTAGGATATAATATGAGATACGAATGCACAAATTAGTATTTCATGGATTAAAAACACTAACTTAAGAAAACTAGCTCTCGTAACAATAAGCAAACTTTAAAACGGTattttaaaaggcagtttcagGGCTCGCCTTGGGGCGGAGCAATGGCAAAATGCCCCGGGACTCACGTGCGAGGCTTAGTTCCTGTGACGCTTACGCCCTAAACGCCCGATTGCACGCCCTAAACACACCTAAAGCCCCACGCTCGGGCTCGCCTAACAATTCTTAtacaaattatatgttaaattccttaattaaaatgattgaccctcataattctttaacaaatgaataaTACTTAATAGTTTTCATCTATAGAAACAAGAATATCGGGtttaactcaaataacaagtcgtagtattgcatatttactactTGAGAACATCGTGAGAGTGAATATTACTTAATATTTCATCTAAAAATACGTAGCTGAATGGTACGTTTTCACTTGTCATTAATcttttgtactatatatcaaaATTGTCATGTTTATTTtttcgctatttgaaagtaattttttttttattcatgaaggagttatgttttaattataatactaataaagtttattcattatttgcttagagggagataaaatgaatagtatgaaaGTAAgattgttttaagaaattgtgattttttcattgtttgcaagttaagatgttagagagagagagagagagatttcatttatttataatttttaattgtaattacctatttaaaaatatttattgtaattatattatttcatGAAACACTAAAAATTAAATGCCTATGGGGCTTAcactcgaggcttacgcctcgctgaggCATACATAAAATGTCCCgtcttacgcccccgccttttaaaacactgctttaaaataaataattattttatgatagtATACTTCGTATGTTAAATGTAGTAGTACTAATAAACTatcattcagacaagaaaaattCTTGCATTACTGATCTCTAATTATTGTTTTTGAGTTTAAATTATATAAACCGCTAATTATCAACAATTTGCGTTTCTTACATGCAGTagcaccaactatttatcaaaatatAGCTCGAAATTAATGAGTCAGCTGGCATGTGAACGGAATTTTATAGGGAAATTAAGTTGTCACAAGCTTTTGTTGGTTGTATTCAAACACTCGATCTAGTCGGCTTTGAGTTACATTTCGATAAATAGATAGTGATAGTTCAAGTAGGAAACAAAAACACCTGatagtttaaatagaaaattcGTAAAAAAGTGATACTTCATATTAAAGCAGATcggaaaaagaaataacgatagTAAAACAACCAAAACAAAGAACTATAGAAAACATGACAAAACATTCAAAAAAGAACAATAAGAAAGGTACAAAAAACATACAATAAGATACTTCATACTTTTctcactttctttttcttttatggtAAGTATTTCCTTAATAATAGTTTCATATTACTGAAATTATATATCCCAAATTattaaatctttctcatcttaCTCTTAGTATAATATTCTTGAAAATAGTTAATACTTATTAGAGTATATTTATTGGAAAGAAATAGAGGTAAGAcagtaaaatataattttttatttatttatgattttttaaCGGCGTGCAAAAGGAAAAGTGGACGGAACGGGACGGAGTAATGTACTAATATTGTTCTTATTATCCCCACTCCTCTTTCCCATTAAACCCCACTTTGATAACCCTCTTTGCCGGAGCTCCACCGCCAACGGCAAGTCTATACCGACTTAGCATATTCCGGCGACCTCTGTAAGTCTAAACTTGTAATTAGTTCGCTTTTGATTTAAAATCCTATCACcctttttttttgtgtatatttaTAGCTAATGTGAGGTCACAGAGCTAGGTCTTTATTGAGATTTAGCCCATATTTGtctataaacaccttttatacactaCTATTATACATTAGGTTGCACAAAAAAATTGTTTTTGGATCAATCCAAAGCTCAAAAAGGTTTTTAAAAGGTATTATACTCCTTTTTTTTAGGGACTATTATACCCTTATATACAaagttgatacattatgtataatgctcccctaggtataatgttgtataatctACTTATTGTAAATCTCTCTGTTTGATTCTGTTTATCAAAGAACTAATTTGTACGATTCCGATTTAAAGTCCcattggccttttttttttttttttttttgtgtgtgtgtatttcGAGCTAATATGCGGTCACACAGCTAGTTATTTCTTGAGATTGTATACATTCGAGttgaatacatttttttttttaaagctaaacAACTTTGCTATTTTCTTTTGCTGATTATTGTGTTGTAATAATGTTAAAAGAAATTGTTTGATTTCGAAGAGTTTGTGAGGTTCCATACAGATTTGCATTTATGCTGAAGCATGTGTGTAAGAAGAGGGGTTTCTCTAATAGTAAATTTTTGGGTctctttttataattttttgcAGCTCAGATggttattttttttgtttttgctcaTATGATGACAATGGAATTTATCAAAACTGAAATTTTTGTTACATTATTTTTTTGATAAGAATAATTCTATTAGCAATACTTAACCTAATTTTCTGTGAAATTTGTTAGTATGTACCTTTTTTTGGGGTAGTTTAATAATGAGTTGTTTttaaaattctttgtttatacttATATGCTGCATTATAAGTAATGTTTTATTATTTTAATAGTTTAGATATCAAGTTTACTAGTATAAATTCGCTTGGTTGGTATCTAGGTGTTTCTGTGCAAGAATCTTTAATGGCAAAATCTCTGCTTTGCTTCTTTGTTTTTGTTATCTCTTTGTGTTTGAGGGATAGGTAATTAAGGGGCTTTGGTAGCAATTGAGAACCAAATTAGcctgttcaaaaaaaaattcctacTTAAGAGTTGGATATTAGCTTCTCTTGCTTGGACAAGTAGCGGATCTAGAATTTTcactcagggtgttcggaaaaataaTTGAACCACTTGAGCTAGCTTTTTGTatttgttcagggtgttcaaaagttaacaTATGTACATGAATATAAAAAATTTACTCTAAATATATACTTTAATTTTTTGCTCAGGGTGTTCATCCGCCCCTGACTTGGACCGTAATGTTTGTCATGTAACACGCTTGTCTAATACTTGACACTCTAATATCATAAAGTGGTTTCCTCAATTTTGATTCTTCTTGAAAATTTAGACTGCGGTGCTCCCCTTCCCCCTCCTCTTTTTGTGTATCTTTGTCATGTActattttggtgcaatttttAGGTTGTTTCATCCACTTTCTACAGTTGATCTGAACATTGAGCATCATTTTTCCTTTTAATATGCATGCACAAGTGTTTATTCAACTGATTAGTTAACAAAATCTGGTTAAATTCACAAAACAAGGCTGAAACTTGAAGGAGATGAGTTGGGAATTCTTTATTTGATCTGTGGGCTTAATTTCATAAATTAAAGATAAATGGCATAACTAGATATTCTGGAAAATTAATCGTATAGATAGGGCATAATTTGAGCAAAATAAATTCTTAAACTGCTCAGACAGCAAGTAGGTTTATAGTTATTGCTATGCTTTTACTTGATCAAAAAAAGGTTTATAGTTATTGCTGACTGATATCTGAAGTGAATGGTTCTGTTTGCTTAAATTTATGTGTTCATTGTTTGAACTACTCTTTGATCAGGGTATGGATGCCGAGGATGAAAGGCCTGTTTCAACTACAGATCCTTCGACTGTTGTTGGTGATAGTTCGACTGTGGTTAATGCTATAGGAGCAATTAATCTTACACCAGTTCAAGCTGTCGCTCCACCGGGCGTTCCAACTGTTACTCCTCCTCCTGGTGTGCCTGCAATTGCTCCAAGGCCTGCAGTCCCTACCCCTATTCCTCCCCCATTAGCTCCGTTGCCTGTTCGTCCACCTGTCCTTAGGCCTCCGGTAGCACAGAATGGAGAAGTTCGAGCAAGCGATTCAGATTCTGATCTTGAAGAAATGGGATCTGATCGTGGCACTGCAGATTCAGCTCAAGAATATGAGATATCTGCAGAGAGCAAACTAGCCAGAGAGAGGCAGGAAAAAGCCTTGCAAGAACTTCTGATGAAGAGGCGTGCTGCTGCACTGGCAGTCCCTACTAATGATATGGCTGTTCGGGCCCGCCTTCGAAGGCTTGGTGAACCTATAACTCTCTTTGGAGAAAGGGAGATGGAAAGAAGGGACCGTCTGCGGATGCTTATGGCAAAGCTTGATGCAGAAGGCCAGTTGGAAAAGCTGATGAAAGCTCACGAGGATGAAGAAGCTGCAGCTTCTGCTGCACCTGCAGAGGAGGAGGATATTCAGTACCCTTTTTACACAGAAGGATCAAAAGCACTGTTAGATGCTAGGGTAGAAATCGCAAAGTATTCTTTAGTTAAGTCAGCTTTACGTCTTCATCGCGCAAGGAGGAAAAGGGATGATCCAGATGAAGATGTGGATGCCGAGGTTGATTGGGCTTTGAAGCAAGCAGGGAGCTTGGCCCTTGATTGTAGTGAAATTGGAGACGATCGACCCCTTTTCGGATGTTCGCTCTCACACGACGGAAAGATGCTTGCAACCTGGTATTCTTCTGTGCCTGTCTGTCTTGCttttcctcattcttttcttgttctttttggggggtgggggctTTGCAGGTGGGTTAGATGAACTGTTATTAGTTGGGTAAGTGCTGGCCTTCAGTATAGGTTCATATACTTAAAAACTGTTCGTGTTCCTCGGTCTGTTTTTCACCTTTACTAACTCATATGAGTGGCATATACTAGCATTTGCTGCTTTTTTTGGCCAGCGATTCCCATATTAAATCTTATGGAAAACATGGTTACTGAGGATTCATATAGTTGAATtcaacttgtttgggactgagaCGTAGTTGTTGATTCCCATATTAAATCTAACAGTTAGATGTTCTCTTCGATTGCTTCAATATCATACCAAATGAACTGGAAGTGGGATTTATGTTCCCGTAAGAAAACAGTTGTCATCCTTTTATTAGAGTGTCTTTTAACAGTTATGACTTGCCAGTATGGATTCAAGGAACACCATTTTTACCCCCTTTTCTCCGGTATGCAGTTCTATGAGTGGTATAGCAAAGATATGGAGTATGCCTCAAGTGCAAAAGGTTTCCACCCTAAAAGGTCACACAGAACGAGCTACTGATGTTGTGTTCTCTCCGACAAGCAATCATTTAGTTACTGCTTCTGCTGACAAGACCGCAAGGTTATGGAACTCAGAAGGTTCTCACCTCAGAACGTTTGAGGGACATTTGGACCGTCTAGCTCGGATTGCTTTTCATCCTTCTGGAAAGTACTTGGGCACAGCTAGCTTTGACAAAACTTGGAGATTATGGGATGTAGAGAGTGGTGAAGAGTTGCTTTTGCAAGAAGGTCACAGTAGGAGTGTTTATGGATTGTCTTTTCACCATGACGGTTCATTAGTCGCATCATGCGGGTTGGATGCACTTGTTCGAGTGTGGGACTTAAGGACTGGACGAAGTATCCTTGCTCTAGAAGGCCATGTTAAACCGGTTAGTCTTTCTTTGATGTATGACGTCCTTTTCCCTTTTATGCTTTAGGGATTATGAGAAGACAAAATATGAATTCGGctacttattttatttattggttCCAGGTTCTTGGTGTCAGTTTTTCTCCCAATGGTTATCATTTGGCTAGTGGCGGTGAAGATAATACCTGTCGTATCTGGGACTTAAGGCAGAGAAAATCTTCGTACATCATACCGGCTCACTCCAGTCTTATCTCTCAAGTTAAGTTTGAACCTCAGGAGGGATACTTTTTGGCTACAGCTTCCTATGATATGACTGCTAAGGTATAACTTAAGTCTTTTATGTTTGTGCTGCTTTGTGGATATTTTTCATTGCTTGTATTTATGTTTTTCAATCTTAAACTTATATTTCAGGTATGGTCATCAAGGGATTTCAAGCCTGTAAAGACACTATCTGGACATGAAGCAAAGATTATGTCATTGGATGTTGCGGCAGGTAAGTTCCATTTAATTTCGATGAACGGTTCAAGGTTCAATAACTTACGATGATGACATTTAGTTTTAAacttttaccttatcaaaaaaagaaTGAGTTCAAGGTTCAATAACTTATGATGATGACATTTACTAATTTTCTGGCCTAGACAGGAGAATTAATTTCATTGCTTGTGATTTCTGGGGGTGCAAAGGCTAATATTTTTCGTGACTGCTTATTCCATGCTATCCACCCTCTGCCAAGAAAATGCTGATATCTTTTAGAATCTCGAACCTTTGTTTCAAATTTCACATATGCTTATTTGTCTATTTTACTTTTGTTTGGTGCAGATGGACAGTTCATCACTACTGTGTCGTATGATCGAACAATCAAGCTGTGGTCAAGCAAAAACATCCAGAAGGATGAGAAAATGGACATTGACTAGATTTTTACCTAAGTTTGTAGGAGTCTACCATTTTCTGGGATCATCAGGAAGAGAGTTGagtatgttaaattgttgttAAGAATCCCTGTAGAAAATTGAAGCACAAGGCCCTTTGCTCATTCTGTATTTTGTAAAGCCTTCTTCAACAAATGAAGTAGCGACATATCTTCTTTTTTCCTAATGTATTTTATAAGCTAATCAGAAACTCGAGATGCCAAAAGGTATTTTAATTCTTAAACAAATCCATATCTGAAATATTGTTAATAAAACCAGTACATTTCTTTCGTTGGATGCATTGTGTGTATATATCATGTAAACCAATAGCTACAACGATTGTAGAAACTTGCATAAACGGGATGTATCACGAGTGATTTCTGCTTTTAAGCTTTAATGCCTGTCACAATTATGTAAGTATTTAAGTAGGCGTATGGCCATAGATTCTAGAAAAAATTCacttttatttggaatttatgaagttgGAGTTAAAGACAGAGTTATGTTTAGTCATACCTTCTGCAAAAAAGAGAATAGaacactttatttggaatttacaAAGATGAAGTTGGAAAACAAATTTGGAGCACTTTCCCAAATTTTGGATTAGGAAAATTTATAACCAAACGCTGAATTTGAAATAAAGTGAGAAATTATTCCAGATCAAGGTGAATAATACTCATGGGCAAACGGGTAAATTTGTGAGGAAAGGGCATTCTTCATGAGCAATTGATACCGGATTAAACAATTCAGTTATCTAACAAGTCTTGGGACTTGGAAAAGGAGAATTTAAAAATTTCAAGCTACTGATTCTAAAAGATGTTACCAAGTGTTCAAAATAATCAAATTACGCAAAGATCTGTATAAATGTGTTTTGCAACATCAATATCTGACAACGAAAACTAAGTATAACCCGTGCCAACACGGTTCCTAACAAAATTCTCCTAAGGAATCGGTATAGGTTACAAGATCCAACAACATTGGTTTACTTCCAACTACAGTGCATGAATGTATATGGCTATCACTTCCTTCTAAATATGGCCTCGTTGTTTCTTCATAAAATAAAGACCTCTTCATGCTGCAGGGTTAAGTTATCTTGTTTCGATGGGTGTTCTTCCAATTGAAATAGCTTCTCTAGTGTCACAGCTTCATTTGTACCAACCCGTAAGGAGCCACCTTAGCAGAAAACAGAAGCCACAGCAAAGGGCCTGTAACACAAACATTTGTTACTCTTTAACAATCCTTCCACATATCGGATGAGATCATGTGCATAGTTATGCATACGAAGAGCAAGAATGCTACTATCTGGTTAGTCAAATAACGGAGGGAAACAGACACAGTTCACTAGCTCAATGATTGAGACTGCCATGAGTAGAATTATTATTAGCATAACTACGTTGACTAACTAGGAATATATCACCGTTTTTGTGATTTACCAATCGTTTTGAGGTAACAGGTAATGACTGCAGACTAGAATACCCTGCGGGTTTAAATGGAAAAAAAgcagaaaaaaggaaaaatataaacaaaagaaagaaataaaagttCTTTACCTGGAAGACTAGTAGCACAACACAAAGGGACTGTTCTGACATTCTGCCAAATTGCCTTAAGAAAAGGTTCACTAGTGTCCCATCATTTGTTCCGGTCAATAAGCCAGTCTTAGGATCAAACCTGAAAGGATCAAAGATTAGTTAGTCCAGACACAAACAGAAATTCCAAAACTTGAGCCGCTGCAATTAGAGAACTTACTTAGGGAGCCGATGCCTTGGACATGGTATAATACCGGCAAGCTGAAAGGAATTCGATGCAGTTAAAAGAGTCAGTAGAGATCCAAGTTTAATTCACACAAATATAACTTATTGATCTTGTTTGTTCTGCAAGATCAGCTGCAAACCAAGacggggagagagagagagagaacctGAGGTAGTGATAGCAGGAAGTTCAGAACTTGCGGCAAAAAGAATATAAGCAGTGTTTCACTGGAAGGAAATAGACAAAACTAGACGCATTAGTTTGAAGTTTCAGACGAAGAAATTTAAACAAATATCTTTACAAGTATAGAAACTAAAAGTCATTTGTACATACAACAGTGATACTCGATATGACACAGTTAATATGGTGCTTTAGGTAATTTGATAGATCTCAATATGTTAGATATATTTCAACTATTATACCATTTTATGATTTTGACAAGTTTTAAGATTTCTTTCCAATTAACAATTCAATACATCAACTATATTGAGATGTCACTTCAATTgacaattcacatattccctataAAACCAACATGCAAAATTATTGTACACAGTTTTCTCACTGCTACAATATATCATGTGCGCCATGCAAAATGGAAGAAGGATCATATCTTTAG from Lycium barbarum isolate Lr01 chromosome 10, ASM1917538v2, whole genome shotgun sequence includes:
- the LOC132613932 gene encoding U4/U6 small nuclear ribonucleoprotein PRP4-like protein isoform X1; protein product: MCVRRGVSLIVNFWGMDAEDERPVSTTDPSTVVGDSSTVVNAIGAINLTPVQAVAPPGVPTVTPPPGVPAIAPRPAVPTPIPPPLAPLPVRPPVLRPPVAQNGEVRASDSDSDLEEMGSDRGTADSAQEYEISAESKLARERQEKALQELLMKRRAAALAVPTNDMAVRARLRRLGEPITLFGEREMERRDRLRMLMAKLDAEGQLEKLMKAHEDEEAAASAAPAEEEDIQYPFYTEGSKALLDARVEIAKYSLVKSALRLHRARRKRDDPDEDVDAEVDWALKQAGSLALDCSEIGDDRPLFGCSLSHDGKMLATCSMSGIAKIWSMPQVQKVSTLKGHTERATDVVFSPTSNHLVTASADKTARLWNSEGSHLRTFEGHLDRLARIAFHPSGKYLGTASFDKTWRLWDVESGEELLLQEGHSRSVYGLSFHHDGSLVASCGLDALVRVWDLRTGRSILALEGHVKPVLGVSFSPNGYHLASGGEDNTCRIWDLRQRKSSYIIPAHSSLISQVKFEPQEGYFLATASYDMTAKVWSSRDFKPVKTLSGHEAKIMSLDVAADGQFITTVSYDRTIKLWSSKNIQKDEKMDID
- the LOC132613932 gene encoding U4/U6 small nuclear ribonucleoprotein PRP4-like protein isoform X2, with amino-acid sequence MCVRRGVSLIGMDAEDERPVSTTDPSTVVGDSSTVVNAIGAINLTPVQAVAPPGVPTVTPPPGVPAIAPRPAVPTPIPPPLAPLPVRPPVLRPPVAQNGEVRASDSDSDLEEMGSDRGTADSAQEYEISAESKLARERQEKALQELLMKRRAAALAVPTNDMAVRARLRRLGEPITLFGEREMERRDRLRMLMAKLDAEGQLEKLMKAHEDEEAAASAAPAEEEDIQYPFYTEGSKALLDARVEIAKYSLVKSALRLHRARRKRDDPDEDVDAEVDWALKQAGSLALDCSEIGDDRPLFGCSLSHDGKMLATCSMSGIAKIWSMPQVQKVSTLKGHTERATDVVFSPTSNHLVTASADKTARLWNSEGSHLRTFEGHLDRLARIAFHPSGKYLGTASFDKTWRLWDVESGEELLLQEGHSRSVYGLSFHHDGSLVASCGLDALVRVWDLRTGRSILALEGHVKPVLGVSFSPNGYHLASGGEDNTCRIWDLRQRKSSYIIPAHSSLISQVKFEPQEGYFLATASYDMTAKVWSSRDFKPVKTLSGHEAKIMSLDVAADGQFITTVSYDRTIKLWSSKNIQKDEKMDID
- the LOC132613932 gene encoding U4/U6 small nuclear ribonucleoprotein PRP4-like protein isoform X3, which translates into the protein MDAEDERPVSTTDPSTVVGDSSTVVNAIGAINLTPVQAVAPPGVPTVTPPPGVPAIAPRPAVPTPIPPPLAPLPVRPPVLRPPVAQNGEVRASDSDSDLEEMGSDRGTADSAQEYEISAESKLARERQEKALQELLMKRRAAALAVPTNDMAVRARLRRLGEPITLFGEREMERRDRLRMLMAKLDAEGQLEKLMKAHEDEEAAASAAPAEEEDIQYPFYTEGSKALLDARVEIAKYSLVKSALRLHRARRKRDDPDEDVDAEVDWALKQAGSLALDCSEIGDDRPLFGCSLSHDGKMLATCSMSGIAKIWSMPQVQKVSTLKGHTERATDVVFSPTSNHLVTASADKTARLWNSEGSHLRTFEGHLDRLARIAFHPSGKYLGTASFDKTWRLWDVESGEELLLQEGHSRSVYGLSFHHDGSLVASCGLDALVRVWDLRTGRSILALEGHVKPVLGVSFSPNGYHLASGGEDNTCRIWDLRQRKSSYIIPAHSSLISQVKFEPQEGYFLATASYDMTAKVWSSRDFKPVKTLSGHEAKIMSLDVAADGQFITTVSYDRTIKLWSSKNIQKDEKMDID